The Sporocytophaga myxococcoides genome contains a region encoding:
- a CDS encoding AAA family ATPase, whose product MEAVIFCGIQASGKSTFFKEKFFKTHVRISMDLLRTRNRERLFLETCLKTKMSFVVENTNPTRAEREKFISKAREFGYRIVGYYFKTSLKDALERNNNRDGKECVPEVGIKATLKKLELPSFDEGFDELYFVEIKDGKFIIKDWSDEV is encoded by the coding sequence ATGGAAGCAGTTATATTTTGTGGTATTCAGGCTTCTGGAAAATCCACTTTTTTCAAAGAAAAGTTTTTTAAAACGCACGTACGGATTTCAATGGATTTGCTCAGAACAAGAAACAGAGAGAGACTTTTTCTGGAAACATGTTTAAAAACCAAAATGTCTTTTGTGGTTGAGAATACTAATCCTACAAGGGCAGAAAGAGAAAAGTTTATTTCAAAGGCAAGAGAATTTGGCTACAGAATAGTCGGATACTATTTTAAAACAAGCCTGAAAGATGCACTTGAAAGGAACAATAACAGAGATGGGAAGGAGTGTGTTCCTGAAGTTGGTATCAAGGCAACTTTAAAAAAACTGGAACTACCTTCATTTGATGAAGGCTTTGACGAGTTGTATTTTGTTGAAATTAAAGATGGAAAATTTATAATAAAAGATTGGTCTGATGAAGTTTGA
- a CDS encoding tRNA(His) guanylyltransferase Thg1 family protein, which translates to MKFDELDSKMRVYETAHDICVLPGIYMVARIDGRGFTRLTKEVHQFEAPFECKIQRLYD; encoded by the coding sequence ATGAAGTTTGATGAATTGGATAGTAAGATGAGAGTTTATGAAACGGCTCATGATATTTGTGTATTACCGGGTATCTATATGGTAGCCCGAATTGATGGTAGGGGCTTTACAAGGCTTACCAAAGAAGTGCATCAATTTGAAGCTCCTTTTGAATGTAAAATTCAGAGATTATATGATTGA